The Trueperaceae bacterium genome segment GCAGCAGGGCGACAGGGTGGTGTTCGTCGCCAACCTGCCGCTGGGTAGGGCCGAGGCCAGCTGAAGCGCCCGTCCCGAGCGGGACGGGCGTGATCCGAAGCGAAGTCGGCTGGCGTGTTGGTCCTACTCGACCTCAGTGGTCGAAGTCTTCGAACTCGTCCTCGGTGATGAAGCCGTCGCCATCCCGATCCAGCTCGTCGAAATCGCTGTGGCTCTCGAACGCCCCGATGTTCTCGTCGAACTCGGTCTGGTCGATGTCGCCACTCACGTCCTCATCGAAGATGTCGAAGTAGTCGATCACCTCTTCGGTGGTGGCTTCGGCGGCCCCGCTGACCACACCCTCGGTCACCGGCGCGCACGCCATGGCCAGGAACGCGATCATCGCCGTCAGGCACGTCAGTTGAATCAGCTTCTTCATCTCTACCCCCAGTCCGACGATAGGTAGGGTGAAGCGCAACTACTGCTGCCCAGCTTCCCTTTCGCATCGCTCTCGAGGCATCCGTCCAAGGGAATCGTAGCCTGCACGTCAGGTGGCAGGAGCACTGCGGGTTGAGCCGGTTTCCTCGGCCCTCACGCACTTTCTCGGCTCCGGGACCGGGTCGGTTCGGGTGTTAGACTGGCCGCTGACAGAACTACCCGATCGCGAAAGGAGCGGCATGAAGATCTACGAGCTGAAGGGGCGCAACCTCGAGGTCACGGATGCCATGCGCAGCTACGCCGAGGAGAAGCTCGGCCGGTTGGAGCGCTTCGGCCCGGTCATGGACGCCCGCGTCGTGATGTCGTTCGGCGGCGACGGCGTCGAAGAGCCAGCAAGGGTCGAGGTTCAGGTGAAGGTCCCGAACGGTCTGATCAGGGCAGAGGAACGGGGTCGCGACACCTACGCGGCGGTCGACAAGGTCATCGACAAGCTTGAGCGGCAGATGAAGAAGTTCAAGGGCCGGTTCCTCGCGAAGCGCACCGAGGAGGTGCCTGCTCCGCCCCTGCCGGAGCCTGAACCGGACGGTCCCGCGATCGTTCGTGTGAAGCGGCACGTGCTGAGGCCGATGGCGCCGGAGGACGCAGCACTGCAGATGGAGGCGCTGGGGCACAACTTCTTCATGTTCCGCAATCTCGAGACCGACGAGATAAACGTGATCTACCTGCGGCACGACGGAGATTACGGACTCATCGAACCGGCGAACTAGGAGCGTGCTGCGGGATGGTCCCGCGGCACAACCGCCGCGCCTCTGACGCGGCGCGTTGCCGGCTCCAGGGATTGCGGCGTTCTCTCCCGCCTAGTGAAACGGCGGCGGCTACTCCCGGGTGCGGACCTCGAGTGGTGACTGTTCATGCTCCAGTCTCGCCTTGACGATGGTGTCGGCCGCTATCGTGCCTCTGACGAGAGCGCCGTTGTAGATGATCGTGCGCGGGCCAACGACCGTGCCGGGCGAAAGCACAGCGTTGCAGCCTATCGACACACCGTCCCCCACTGCTGCCCCCAGCTTCCGCAGCCCGGTGTCCTCCTCGCCCATCCGAACGGCGTCGCCGAACGTCTTGAA includes the following:
- the raiA gene encoding ribosome-associated translation inhibitor RaiA, with product MKIYELKGRNLEVTDAMRSYAEEKLGRLERFGPVMDARVVMSFGGDGVEEPARVEVQVKVPNGLIRAEERGRDTYAAVDKVIDKLERQMKKFKGRFLAKRTEEVPAPPLPEPEPDGPAIVRVKRHVLRPMAPEDAALQMEALGHNFFMFRNLETDEINVIYLRHDGDYGLIEPAN